The proteins below are encoded in one region of Bacillus vallismortis:
- a CDS encoding helix-turn-helix transcriptional regulator — translation MKKTSALTQYLIKARKDRNLSQKQVVDLSKAGITSQYYGLIERGERQPSPSVAMKLAPVLGLDWTIFFEQDVNHRLRNQDSA, via the coding sequence TTGAAAAAGACATCTGCTCTTACTCAGTATTTAATTAAAGCTAGAAAAGACCGGAACCTTAGTCAAAAACAAGTTGTTGATCTTTCTAAGGCTGGAATCACCAGTCAATACTATGGTTTGATTGAGAGAGGTGAGAGACAACCATCACCTTCTGTAGCTATGAAACTTGCTCCGGTATTAGGTCTTGATTGGACTATTTTTTTTGAACAGGATGTAAACCACAGGTTGCGTAATCAAGATTCTGCTTAA
- a CDS encoding helix-turn-helix domain-containing protein, whose protein sequence is MFGERLKKCRTSKGYSQQQMADFLGITRQGYGKYEIGKAEPDLKTLTKLSNILGVSTDFLLKGTHAQFDLDEILNDPETLIAGRDGTISKEQAKELLYYLLKKEFDQQ, encoded by the coding sequence ATGTTTGGAGAACGTTTAAAAAAATGCCGTACCTCCAAAGGATATAGCCAGCAACAGATGGCGGATTTCTTAGGAATTACGAGACAAGGATATGGGAAGTATGAGATCGGTAAGGCTGAACCTGATTTAAAGACCCTTACTAAATTAAGCAATATATTAGGAGTTTCAACTGACTTTCTTCTAAAAGGCACACATGCACAATTTGATCTCGATGAAATTTTAAATGATCCCGAGACCTTAATTGCTGGTCGTGATGGTACGATTTCGAAAGAGCAAGCTAAAGAGCTCCTGTATTATCTTTTGAAAAAAGAGTTCGACCAACAATAG
- a CDS encoding XtrA/YqaO family protein produces the protein MNRPIELENLHQLSVGDLIERNKIKLVILDGNDGCAYLADTPEYGITNVHTTGNKYTRIHFDYGYKP, from the coding sequence ATGAACCGACCTATTGAACTTGAAAACTTACACCAACTTTCCGTTGGAGACTTAATTGAACGAAACAAAATAAAACTGGTTATTCTTGACGGCAATGATGGCTGCGCATATTTAGCAGATACACCTGAGTACGGCATTACAAACGTGCATACGACTGGCAATAAATATACAAGAATTCATTTTGATTATGGATATAAACCGTGA
- a CDS encoding replicative helicase loader/inhibitor codes for MEKAEAMKLLLRLSAAYPRFDLSGDVGKERIELWMDHLQKMPFEAAKTKINEHIANKPFPPTIAEISVKQPEKNEFLEQQKEWERNAKHAKKP; via the coding sequence TTGGAAAAAGCAGAAGCAATGAAATTATTGTTGCGGCTTTCCGCAGCATATCCGCGTTTTGATTTAAGCGGCGATGTTGGGAAAGAGCGAATTGAATTGTGGATGGACCATCTTCAAAAAATGCCGTTCGAAGCCGCAAAAACAAAGATAAATGAGCATATTGCAAATAAACCATTCCCTCCAACAATTGCGGAGATTAGCGTCAAACAACCAGAGAAAAATGAATTTTTAGAGCAACAGAAAGAGTGGGAACGAAATGCAAAACATGCTAAAAAACCTTGA
- a CDS encoding ParB N-terminal domain-containing protein, which translates to MNIRTIPVEKINPAAYNPRIDLQPGDPEYNALKKSIEQFGYIDPLIWNEKTGNLVGGHQRYKILMEESPKEITVSVVSLDENKEKALNVALNKISGNWDEDKLSVLLEELSNEGEIDLALTGFSDVDLKRMLGDIEIPNFEEGSEEDQGDLGVLSSKLVICPHCGEEFERD; encoded by the coding sequence ATGAATATTAGAACAATACCTGTAGAAAAGATTAACCCCGCTGCATACAACCCTCGTATTGATCTTCAGCCAGGCGATCCGGAATACAATGCCCTGAAAAAATCCATAGAACAATTCGGATACATTGATCCACTTATCTGGAATGAAAAGACCGGCAACCTTGTTGGGGGTCACCAACGATACAAGATTCTAATGGAGGAAAGTCCAAAAGAAATTACTGTCTCCGTTGTTTCTTTAGATGAGAATAAAGAAAAGGCTCTCAACGTTGCATTAAACAAGATTAGTGGTAATTGGGATGAGGATAAACTATCGGTTCTGTTAGAAGAGTTGAGTAATGAAGGTGAAATAGATTTAGCGTTAACTGGTTTTAGCGATGTTGATCTAAAACGTATGTTGGGAGATATAGAGATTCCTAATTTTGAAGAAGGATCTGAAGAAGATCAGGGAGACTTGGGAGTTTTAAGTTCAAAATTGGTTATTTGTCCACACTGTGGAGAGGAGTTTGAAAGAGATTGA
- a CDS encoding ArpU family phage packaging/lysis transcriptional regulator, which translates to MQVIKQLSFLPDVNEKEVRNTVIKELKTYRSLKIQAENRKEQKEKGVIGLFPQLRKNTEYNELKVKQMDRALKNCLDQDEYRIIEKKYLSPEKIKDLEIMIELGLKRDKFYQVKRQAIYNIATALGII; encoded by the coding sequence ATGCAAGTAATTAAACAATTGTCATTTCTTCCGGATGTAAATGAAAAAGAAGTAAGAAACACTGTTATTAAAGAGCTTAAGACATACAGATCTTTAAAAATTCAAGCGGAGAATAGGAAAGAACAAAAGGAAAAGGGAGTCATTGGTTTATTTCCGCAGCTTCGTAAAAACACCGAATATAATGAGCTGAAGGTCAAGCAGATGGACAGGGCGCTAAAGAACTGCCTTGATCAAGATGAATATAGGATCATAGAAAAGAAATATTTGTCTCCGGAGAAAATAAAGGATCTTGAAATCATGATTGAGCTGGGTCTTAAAAGAGATAAGTTCTATCAGGTGAAAAGACAAGCTATATACAACATCGCGACAGCGCTCGGAATAATCTGA
- a CDS encoding protein Mom: MTDLKIAWATHEAAKFACENFHYSKSLPAGKLVKIGAWEDGKFIGVVIFSRGANSRIGSPYGLTQKECCELTRVALTKHKSFVSEILAKSIKFLKEQSPNIELIVSYADTEQHHHGGIYQATNWIYAGKTDGEHYFIINGKKTHPKSIHSKYGKGSQRIDWIRKNIDPNAQKYITTGKHKYLMPLNKKIRKKILPLSKPYPKR; this comes from the coding sequence TTGACAGACCTAAAAATTGCTTGGGCAACTCATGAAGCTGCTAAATTCGCCTGTGAAAATTTTCATTACAGCAAAAGCTTGCCAGCTGGTAAGTTAGTGAAAATAGGTGCATGGGAAGATGGGAAATTTATCGGTGTTGTGATTTTTAGTAGGGGAGCAAATAGCAGAATTGGTTCTCCTTACGGCTTAACTCAAAAAGAATGTTGTGAGTTAACAAGAGTGGCTTTGACCAAACATAAGTCATTTGTTTCAGAAATTCTGGCTAAATCAATAAAGTTTTTAAAGGAGCAATCGCCAAATATTGAATTGATAGTCAGCTATGCTGACACAGAACAACATCACCATGGCGGTATTTATCAAGCCACTAACTGGATTTATGCAGGTAAAACCGATGGTGAACATTATTTTATTATCAATGGGAAAAAGACACATCCTAAATCCATACATTCGAAATACGGCAAGGGCAGTCAAAGGATAGATTGGATTAGAAAAAATATTGATCCAAACGCACAGAAATATATCACTACTGGAAAACACAAATACCTAATGCCATTAAATAAAAAGATTCGAAAGAAAATCTTGCCTTTAAGCAAACCATATCCAAAAAGATAA
- a CDS encoding RusA family crossover junction endodeoxyribonuclease — translation MISFTVYGEPVAQGRPRATTVNGMTRLYDPKKSRDFKQYVKLAASDYRPSKLLEGPLELSVRVYKSTLKSFSKKKVAEAEQGLLRPSKKPDVDNYIKGIKDGLNKVIWHDDSQIVDLHVSKYYSQNPRIEIQVKPLSQEEEQLCLSLI, via the coding sequence TTGATTAGTTTTACAGTTTACGGTGAGCCAGTAGCCCAAGGGAGACCGAGAGCCACCACGGTTAATGGGATGACCAGGCTATATGATCCAAAGAAATCAAGAGACTTTAAGCAATATGTAAAGCTGGCTGCTTCAGATTATCGGCCATCTAAATTGCTAGAAGGACCACTTGAATTGTCAGTAAGGGTTTATAAATCCACTCTGAAAAGCTTCAGTAAGAAAAAAGTTGCAGAAGCAGAACAAGGGCTATTAAGGCCGAGCAAAAAGCCAGATGTTGATAACTATATAAAGGGCATTAAGGACGGACTAAATAAAGTCATCTGGCATGATGACAGCCAAATTGTAGACCTTCATGTCAGTAAGTATTATAGCCAAAATCCAAGAATCGAAATACAGGTGAAGCCACTATCACAAGAGGAGGAGCAGTTATGTCTTTCATTAATCTAA
- a CDS encoding helix-turn-helix domain-containing protein, translating into MKRTALTPQEAADFLGVHKETIYIMVRNGQIPHFKVRKKIFFRVDSLNEWIKQQEQNSMKELA; encoded by the coding sequence TTGAAACGAACAGCTTTAACCCCTCAAGAAGCCGCAGACTTTTTGGGGGTTCACAAGGAAACAATTTATATCATGGTTAGAAATGGTCAGATTCCTCATTTCAAAGTTAGAAAGAAAATTTTCTTTCGTGTTGATTCTCTTAATGAGTGGATCAAACAGCAGGAACAAAACAGCATGAAAGAGTTAGCATAA
- a CDS encoding helix-turn-helix domain-containing protein, whose amino-acid sequence MKFGRAPKALKSARKEAELTQQQLSMDDELFLSRESVSHQECGRHKVQPEVAQYFAEKHNDPRAALEAASDYTGWGPLILDGETADLHRVNLLVQSKIQMTEAMDALQNSVEHISVNPKTLSDTKMIEKSIQECLDVITALTQLIVVLCKEYSISWVKMWGKHKMKLLTRGLIKGAS is encoded by the coding sequence GTGAAATTTGGTAGAGCACCGAAAGCACTAAAAAGCGCTCGTAAAGAGGCGGAACTTACACAACAGCAGTTATCTATGGACGATGAATTATTTCTTTCACGTGAATCTGTATCTCATCAGGAATGCGGCCGCCACAAAGTTCAGCCGGAGGTGGCCCAGTATTTTGCTGAGAAACATAATGATCCACGGGCTGCCCTTGAAGCTGCTTCTGATTATACAGGCTGGGGACCTTTAATCTTGGATGGGGAAACAGCGGATTTGCATAGGGTGAATCTTCTTGTTCAATCCAAGATACAAATGACAGAAGCCATGGACGCCCTACAAAATTCAGTCGAACATATTTCAGTCAATCCCAAAACATTGTCAGATACAAAAATGATTGAGAAATCGATTCAGGAATGTTTAGACGTCATAACAGCTTTAACTCAACTAATCGTTGTTCTCTGTAAGGAATACTCGATTTCATGGGTGAAGATGTGGGGCAAGCATAAAATGAAGCTTTTAACGAGGGGGTTAATCAAAGGTGCTTCTTGA
- the dnaB gene encoding replicative DNA helicase: MQNMLKNLEAEESLLGCILVEGELIKETTLEPKHFADERHKRIFKAMRDVDSSGQPVEMVTVVTELGDTVEAIGGTSYLVDLASAVPSVINFETYQTLIYEAFKLRDMQKTALDFANNPSDEGILQVYQKTVELQEIGIKNNRTKMDVLTEIYNDMYQEKGEITGVETGLADLDAMTGGWQDSDLIIVAARPSMGKTAFALNLAQNAALKGGVVDVFSLEMSDRQLVNRMLSNLGSIEGTKWRNPHKYFSEKDYENANRAIGEYEKLDIYIHDKPSQSVADIRSAIRKTTKEHPDQKHLVVIDYLQLIRPIGKFETKNLEVASITGELKNIARTFNIPIILLSQLSRGVEQRQDKRPMMSDLRDSGSIEQDADIVSFLYRDDYYDKQSDLKNIVEIIFAKQRNGSVGTVMAAFIKEYGRFLNLDRQMEEKLA, from the coding sequence ATGCAAAACATGCTAAAAAACCTTGAAGCAGAAGAGAGCCTGTTGGGCTGTATCCTTGTTGAAGGAGAGCTGATTAAGGAAACCACTTTGGAGCCAAAGCATTTTGCAGATGAGCGGCATAAACGGATTTTTAAGGCTATGCGTGATGTTGATTCCTCCGGACAGCCTGTTGAAATGGTGACAGTAGTTACAGAGTTAGGGGATACAGTCGAAGCGATCGGTGGTACCTCTTATCTTGTAGATCTAGCAAGTGCGGTTCCTTCTGTTATTAATTTTGAAACCTATCAAACATTAATCTATGAAGCTTTTAAACTTCGAGATATGCAAAAAACAGCGCTTGATTTTGCAAACAACCCAAGCGATGAGGGTATTTTGCAAGTCTATCAGAAGACCGTGGAGCTGCAGGAGATTGGAATTAAAAATAATCGCACCAAGATGGATGTTTTAACTGAAATATACAACGACATGTATCAAGAGAAAGGCGAAATAACAGGAGTGGAAACTGGGCTAGCTGATCTAGACGCTATGACCGGAGGCTGGCAGGATAGCGACTTAATTATCGTAGCTGCCCGGCCTTCCATGGGAAAAACAGCTTTCGCTCTAAATTTGGCCCAGAATGCGGCGTTAAAAGGTGGAGTTGTGGATGTTTTTTCTTTGGAGATGTCCGACCGTCAACTTGTTAACCGGATGCTCAGCAATTTAGGTTCAATCGAAGGTACAAAATGGAGAAACCCGCACAAGTATTTCAGTGAAAAAGACTATGAAAACGCGAATCGGGCCATCGGTGAATATGAAAAACTAGACATCTATATTCACGACAAACCGTCACAGTCAGTGGCTGATATTCGTTCTGCCATTCGGAAGACCACAAAGGAACACCCGGATCAAAAGCATTTGGTTGTGATTGATTATCTTCAATTAATCCGACCTATTGGAAAATTCGAAACGAAAAACTTAGAGGTCGCAAGCATAACAGGCGAATTGAAGAACATAGCCCGGACATTCAATATTCCAATCATTCTGCTTTCTCAACTTTCTCGCGGTGTTGAGCAGCGACAAGATAAGCGGCCGATGATGTCTGATCTTCGAGATTCAGGCAGCATTGAACAAGATGCCGATATCGTTAGTTTTCTCTATAGGGATGACTATTACGATAAGCAAAGCGACCTAAAAAACATAGTGGAGATCATTTTTGCAAAACAAAGAAACGGCTCGGTTGGCACTGTCATGGCTGCCTTTATTAAAGAGTACGGCCGATTCTTAAACCTTGATAGACAAATGGAAGAGAAGCTCGCTTAA
- a CDS encoding Fur-regulated basic protein FbpA has protein sequence MPSDITQTATDERREFLTNELIKYGQYESEDGQQLYELSLPELERLHINVKCKFGREMSFEEGD, from the coding sequence ATGCCTTCAGATATAACACAGACTGCCACAGACGAGCGGCGGGAATTTTTAACGAATGAGCTTATCAAGTATGGCCAGTATGAATCGGAGGACGGGCAACAGCTGTATGAACTGTCTTTGCCGGAACTGGAGCGGCTACATATTAACGTTAAATGCAAGTTTGGCCGTGAAATGTCCTTCGAGGAGGGAGATTGA
- a CDS encoding ImmA/IrrE family metallo-endopeptidase, whose amino-acid sequence MDSKKRKAINDIANSIKNALDLQIPVEIEKVPEMLGGTLIYEEFDDDKLEAMISKHEDNFIIQISPNSPFNRRRFSIAHELGHLFLHMGYLIDDNLWKSVGDYRDSVYYRLGHSTEEYEANEFAAAILMPEHEFKEVARANLVDGLFNITNIASEFDVSEEAATLRGRWLGIFSWGD is encoded by the coding sequence TTGGACTCGAAAAAAAGAAAGGCTATAAATGATATTGCAAACTCAATAAAAAATGCATTGGATTTGCAGATTCCTGTGGAAATTGAAAAAGTTCCTGAAATGTTAGGAGGCACTCTTATCTATGAAGAATTTGATGATGATAAGTTAGAGGCTATGATTTCAAAACATGAGGACAATTTCATAATTCAAATTTCTCCAAACAGTCCATTTAATAGAAGGAGATTTTCAATTGCACATGAACTTGGCCATCTTTTTTTACATATGGGTTATTTAATTGATGACAATCTTTGGAAGTCGGTTGGTGATTACAGGGATTCTGTCTACTATAGACTAGGGCACAGCACAGAAGAGTATGAAGCTAATGAATTTGCTGCTGCGATCCTCATGCCAGAACATGAATTTAAAGAAGTAGCTCGAGCTAATTTAGTTGATGGATTATTCAATATTACAAATATAGCTAGTGAATTCGATGTTTCAGAAGAAGCTGCAACCTTAAGAGGAAGATGGCTTGGTATTTTTAGTTGGGGTGATTAA
- a CDS encoding MBL fold metallo-hydrolase, whose product MIEITALSSSSKGNCYRVTDGKTPLLLECGINFKQMQKGFQYKMSQFAGCLVSHEHGDHCKAIKDVLKAGIDCYMSPGTAGAIGISHHRIKPVRAKQPFKVGSWSIMPFDVQHDVAEPYGFLLANEDGDKLLFATDTYYIKYKFPGLTHIMVECNYSNEILNENIESGRTPLFMKRRLLQSHFSLENVKEFLKANDLSRVQEIWLLHLSESNSDEELFKEDIMKLTGKVVYIP is encoded by the coding sequence TTGATTGAAATTACAGCCCTGTCATCGAGCAGTAAGGGGAATTGCTATCGGGTTACCGATGGTAAGACCCCGCTTCTTTTGGAATGCGGCATCAACTTTAAACAAATGCAGAAGGGGTTTCAGTACAAAATGTCTCAATTCGCTGGCTGCCTTGTTTCTCATGAGCATGGGGATCACTGCAAAGCAATTAAGGATGTTCTGAAAGCCGGCATTGATTGTTACATGTCTCCTGGGACGGCCGGAGCAATTGGCATTTCTCATCACAGAATAAAGCCTGTGCGCGCTAAACAGCCGTTTAAAGTTGGTTCTTGGTCTATTATGCCCTTTGACGTGCAGCACGATGTGGCGGAGCCGTATGGCTTTCTGTTGGCTAATGAGGATGGTGACAAGCTTCTGTTTGCCACTGATACCTATTACATCAAATATAAGTTTCCAGGACTCACTCACATTATGGTGGAATGCAATTACTCGAATGAAATACTGAACGAAAACATCGAAAGCGGCCGTACACCGCTATTTATGAAAAGACGACTCTTACAGTCGCATTTCAGTTTAGAAAACGTAAAAGAGTTTTTGAAGGCAAATGACTTGAGCAGGGTTCAGGAAATTTGGCTGCTGCATCTTTCTGAATCAAACAGCGACGAGGAGCTTTTTAAAGAAGACATCATGAAATTGACTGGAAAGGTTGTTTATATACCATGA
- a CDS encoding AAA family ATPase gives MKKEIKLLKLELRNFKGVRQFTLDTRGENVKVYGDNATGKTTLFDAFIWLLFDKDSQNKKDFQIKTLTKENKPISGLNHEVSGLFLIDGAELSLKKVYSEKWTRKRSSAEAVFSGHTTDYFINEVPSKKKEFNDRVSSIIAEDKFKLITSPSFFNEQLKWQDRRKILLEISGDVTAEEVFSKNPSVAALESILKKRSLEEHRKVIAGKQREINKQLDAIPVRIDEIQRTVEDTSGLDEQELHDEINFLQKEVESLEEKLRSARNGEAIFEKRKVILQLQNDLQEIKNDHQEKEYKKINEIKEQLYPVKSKIDEISMEIKSNQRQLSLKKDNLDRLNTEIESLRQSWCDKNEETFDQHQTECPTCGQELPKEKIDQAIEKFNFHKSQALAEINEKGKSFKSQKEKSEDAIQELEAAISNLQDAYKSEEETLLSLEKELEGEQSNRSDISADPIYQNKQAEIETIQKDIQELESSTDQAVQLIKDDINSKKQEILLLQKDQAKIDHAKHVNDRVRQLEQEQKELAEQYEQLQQQLFLTEEFVRTKVNLLEEKINSKFKYARFKLFKDQINGGLEETCETLFGGVPYSSGLNNAARINVGLDIINTLNDYYGITAPIFVDNSEAVTKLINTNSQILSLIVSEKDKQLRIELDDSSLIPVDCEVSA, from the coding sequence ATGAAGAAGGAAATTAAACTGCTCAAATTAGAACTTCGCAATTTTAAGGGAGTTAGACAGTTTACTCTTGATACTCGAGGCGAGAACGTCAAGGTCTACGGTGATAATGCAACAGGAAAAACAACTTTGTTTGATGCTTTTATTTGGCTCTTATTTGATAAGGACAGCCAAAACAAAAAGGATTTTCAGATTAAAACCCTCACAAAAGAAAACAAGCCTATTAGCGGACTGAATCATGAAGTCAGCGGATTGTTTTTGATCGATGGAGCTGAATTGTCTCTGAAAAAGGTGTACTCCGAGAAGTGGACAAGAAAGCGGAGTAGTGCCGAAGCCGTATTCTCTGGACATACCACTGACTATTTTATTAACGAAGTGCCATCAAAGAAAAAAGAGTTTAATGATCGAGTCAGCTCAATTATTGCAGAAGACAAATTTAAACTCATTACTTCTCCATCATTCTTCAATGAGCAATTGAAATGGCAAGACAGACGGAAGATTCTACTTGAGATTAGCGGCGATGTAACAGCCGAGGAAGTATTCAGTAAAAACCCTTCTGTGGCTGCCCTGGAAAGCATCTTAAAGAAACGGTCGCTTGAAGAGCATAGAAAGGTGATCGCGGGAAAACAGCGTGAAATAAATAAACAGCTCGATGCAATACCGGTAAGAATCGATGAAATCCAGCGCACAGTCGAAGATACATCTGGTCTAGATGAACAAGAATTACATGACGAGATAAATTTTCTTCAAAAAGAAGTTGAGTCATTGGAGGAGAAACTTCGTTCAGCTCGTAATGGTGAAGCTATTTTTGAGAAGAGGAAAGTAATTCTCCAGCTGCAGAATGATCTTCAGGAAATCAAAAATGATCATCAGGAAAAAGAATACAAAAAGATCAATGAGATTAAAGAGCAGCTATACCCTGTGAAAAGCAAGATTGATGAAATTTCAATGGAGATTAAGTCGAATCAGCGGCAGTTATCACTTAAAAAAGACAATTTGGATCGATTAAATACGGAAATCGAGTCGCTGCGCCAGAGTTGGTGCGACAAGAATGAGGAGACGTTTGATCAACATCAAACTGAATGCCCTACATGCGGCCAAGAATTACCGAAAGAAAAAATTGATCAAGCCATTGAAAAATTCAATTTTCATAAAAGCCAAGCTTTAGCTGAAATCAATGAAAAAGGCAAGTCGTTTAAGAGTCAAAAAGAAAAGTCTGAGGATGCTATTCAGGAATTAGAAGCTGCAATATCTAATTTGCAGGATGCCTATAAGAGTGAAGAAGAGACTTTATTATCACTTGAAAAAGAATTAGAGGGCGAGCAAAGCAATAGATCAGATATTTCAGCGGATCCAATTTATCAAAATAAACAAGCTGAAATCGAGACCATCCAGAAGGACATTCAGGAATTAGAATCTTCCACGGATCAAGCCGTGCAATTGATTAAGGATGATATCAACAGTAAAAAACAAGAGATTTTACTGCTTCAAAAAGATCAAGCGAAAATTGATCACGCAAAGCATGTTAATGATCGGGTAAGACAGCTTGAGCAAGAACAAAAAGAGTTAGCAGAACAATATGAACAGCTGCAACAACAACTCTTTTTGACTGAGGAATTTGTTCGCACTAAAGTGAATCTCCTTGAAGAGAAGATAAACAGCAAGTTTAAATATGCTCGCTTCAAGCTCTTCAAAGACCAGATCAATGGAGGACTTGAGGAGACGTGTGAAACCCTTTTTGGAGGTGTGCCTTATTCGTCCGGCTTAAATAATGCTGCACGCATTAATGTTGGACTGGACATCATTAACACGCTTAATGATTACTACGGAATCACTGCTCCTATTTTCGTTGATAACTCTGAAGCAGTGACGAAATTGATCAACACAAATTCACAGATCCTCAGCCTGATTGTTTCCGAGAAAGATAAACAGCTGCGGATTGAATTAGATGATAGCTCGCTCATTCCAGTAGATTGTGAGGTAAGTGCATGA
- the bet gene encoding phage recombination protein Bet — MSEQNELMTKPVEFSVNGESVKLTGKTVKNFLVRGNSDVTDQEAAMFINLCKYQKLNPFLNEAYLVKFKGSPAQMIVGKEAFMKRAENNEQFEGFKAGIIVEREGDMVEIEGAIKLPKDNLIGGWADVYRADRKQPISVRISLDEFSKGQSTWKTMPLNMIRKTAIVNALREAFPNNLGNLYTEEEEQANDDIPAEERVRREVNEKANAEVIDIEPIPDPQTEQLEPQPTKKDEKPSVFESDGPDF, encoded by the coding sequence ATGAGTGAACAAAATGAATTAATGACTAAGCCCGTTGAGTTTTCAGTAAACGGTGAATCCGTGAAGCTTACAGGAAAAACAGTAAAGAATTTTTTGGTTCGTGGAAACTCCGATGTAACTGATCAAGAAGCAGCAATGTTTATAAATCTTTGCAAGTATCAAAAACTCAATCCGTTTTTAAATGAAGCTTACCTTGTGAAATTTAAAGGCTCACCGGCTCAAATGATTGTTGGTAAAGAAGCATTTATGAAGCGTGCAGAGAATAACGAGCAGTTTGAAGGGTTTAAAGCTGGGATTATCGTTGAGCGTGAAGGAGATATGGTTGAAATAGAGGGTGCAATCAAGCTTCCTAAGGATAATCTAATTGGAGGATGGGCTGACGTTTACCGTGCGGATAGGAAGCAACCAATTTCAGTGCGTATAAGCCTGGATGAATTCAGCAAAGGACAATCCACGTGGAAGACAATGCCCTTAAATATGATTCGAAAAACAGCAATAGTAAATGCCCTGCGTGAAGCTTTCCCTAATAACTTAGGGAATCTATACACAGAGGAAGAGGAGCAGGCTAACGATGATATACCAGCTGAAGAACGGGTGCGCCGTGAGGTAAATGAAAAAGCGAATGCAGAGGTTATCGATATCGAACCAATTCCGGATCCACAAACAGAACAGCTGGAGCCCCAACCAACAAAAAAAGATGAGAAGCCCTCAGTCTTTGAATCGGACGGGCCAGATTTTTGA
- the terS gene encoding phage terminase small subunit gives MPRPRDPKRDEAFRLWEESGGTRLLKDIAEELSCSPSLIRKWKNQDHWEEKLNGNVTKQNDKPNGNVTKRPGAPKGSKNAKGNKGGKAPPGNQNAKGNRGGAAPKGNKNSVRTGEYESILFDFMDDTEKELFGQIETDPLYQIDLTIRELNLRERRMMQRISKIENGLNETQRRVLQQLRKVKDIVPTKDQKTGLVKHQALMNERLVVTEIEEVSEPSVDKILRLEEAMTRVTDKRLKAIRQKYEMIRSMDEQELKLRGIYLTNETKQAELERLTARPVDNSVHITIERKHKDEGK, from the coding sequence ATGCCGAGACCACGAGATCCTAAACGAGATGAAGCGTTTCGTCTGTGGGAAGAAAGCGGCGGAACCCGCTTACTAAAAGATATAGCTGAGGAGCTCAGTTGCTCCCCGTCACTTATTCGTAAGTGGAAAAACCAAGATCATTGGGAAGAAAAATTGAATGGTAACGTTACTAAACAAAATGATAAACCCAATGGTAACGTTACTAAACGCCCTGGTGCTCCAAAAGGAAGTAAGAACGCCAAAGGGAATAAGGGGGGAAAAGCGCCGCCTGGCAATCAAAACGCCAAAGGGAATAGAGGCGGCGCAGCTCCAAAAGGAAATAAAAACTCTGTGCGAACTGGTGAGTATGAATCAATCTTATTTGATTTCATGGATGATACAGAAAAAGAGCTGTTTGGCCAGATCGAAACAGACCCGCTCTATCAAATTGATCTAACAATAAGGGAGCTGAACCTTCGGGAGCGGCGGATGATGCAGAGAATAAGCAAAATAGAAAACGGCTTGAATGAAACGCAACGCCGCGTCCTTCAGCAATTGCGGAAGGTAAAAGACATCGTGCCGACCAAGGACCAGAAAACAGGTTTAGTAAAGCACCAGGCACTTATGAATGAGCGCCTTGTCGTTACCGAAATTGAAGAGGTATCTGAGCCGAGTGTAGATAAGATTCTTCGTTTGGAAGAAGCGATGACCCGCGTCACTGATAAGCGGTTAAAAGCCATCCGTCAGAAATACGAAATGATTCGATCCATGGATGAACAAGAATTGAAGCTACGTGGTATTTATCTTACAAATGAGACCAAGCAGGCAGAACTTGAAAGGCTCACAGCCCGTCCGGTCGATAATTCTGTTCACATTACTATTGAGCGTAAGCATAAGGATGAGGGCAAATGA